A window from Leptothermofonsia sichuanensis E412 encodes these proteins:
- a CDS encoding cation-translocating P-type ATPase translates to MDLPHQPIWTLSTEEVYRFFGINQDGLSDDEALQRLAKFGANELPEPAHRPLWLRFTDQLSHFMALLLWVAGILAFISGTPELGWAIWAVIWINAVFSFWQEFQAEQALAALKNVLPVQVKVYRNGELKQIPARELVRGDVMQLEEGDRISADARLVAAESLYLDVSVLTGESLPVARNAYPVRVREAASIRGGKPIPAGEQPLQEQVNLAEIPNLVLAGSTVSSGRGVAVVYATGAQTEFGHVAHLTAGVKREPSTLEVQVAQIVRVITAIALSMGILVFLLTSLLVGMEVKESFIFGIGIIVALVPEGLLPTVTLSLAIGVRRMVRHNALVRRLSAVETLSATTVICTDKTGTLTKNEMTVHYLWLPWQPSGNHHPPVKEQPGPRAPQTGNHAVLSSIPATLIEVSGTGYDPATGEVQIPPDFTAAWKVHLLLTGAALCSNARLIHLTTPSRWQEIGDPTEAALLVAAAKAGLNLEILQKQRPRLREVPFDSRRRMMTVVLDWRSALPLQREASASTLWNDDLPNLAFTKGAPLEVLRHCTSILRNGTLTELTQEAWDEVVAANDGLAQQGFRVLGVAARRGGNEMLDLRSQDLEQGLTFIGLVAMFDPPRPEVKEALAQCHSAGIKVTMVTGDYGLTAEAIARQIGLVSNSVRVVTGEGMGHLSDAQLRQIVKYRSGLVFARMSPEHKLRLVQAYKDIGDIVAVTGDGVNDAPALRAAHIGVAMGINGTDVAREAADIVLTDDNFATIVTAIQQGRAVYQNIRKFMTYILASNLPELVPFLFMVALKIPPALVIMQILVIDLGTDIVPALALGAEPAEAGTMQQPPRKKSQSLLDTPLLLRAYGFLGPLEAALGMAAFFLVWWSYGYGLAELQAVTPAILTHSAEAATVAIYTQATTMTLASVVACQTGNVFACRSEHSSIVRLGFFSNPQIWLGIAIAWILVFVITSSPFLRTIFSTAPLLPCQWLVLLVCPPIILGAEELRKATARRACQP, encoded by the coding sequence ATGGATTTACCGCATCAACCGATCTGGACCCTATCGACTGAGGAGGTTTATCGATTCTTCGGGATCAATCAAGATGGGCTGTCCGATGATGAAGCGTTGCAGCGACTCGCTAAATTTGGGGCGAATGAGTTACCAGAGCCAGCCCATCGTCCCCTGTGGTTAAGGTTTACGGACCAATTGAGTCACTTTATGGCACTGCTGCTATGGGTGGCAGGGATTCTGGCATTTATTTCAGGAACGCCTGAGTTGGGCTGGGCCATCTGGGCTGTAATCTGGATTAATGCGGTATTCAGTTTTTGGCAGGAGTTTCAGGCAGAGCAGGCGTTAGCGGCATTAAAGAATGTATTACCCGTACAGGTGAAGGTGTATCGAAACGGGGAACTGAAACAAATTCCGGCGCGGGAACTGGTGCGGGGGGATGTGATGCAATTGGAAGAAGGCGATCGCATTTCTGCGGATGCCCGACTGGTGGCGGCTGAGAGCCTTTATCTGGATGTCTCTGTTCTGACGGGTGAATCCCTTCCGGTTGCCCGAAACGCCTATCCAGTGCGGGTGCGTGAGGCAGCTTCAATCCGGGGTGGCAAACCCATTCCGGCGGGTGAACAGCCATTACAGGAGCAGGTCAACCTGGCTGAGATTCCCAATCTGGTACTGGCAGGTTCCACGGTTTCATCCGGTAGGGGCGTGGCGGTGGTGTATGCAACAGGTGCCCAAACTGAGTTTGGGCATGTGGCTCATCTGACGGCGGGCGTCAAGCGAGAACCCAGCACCCTGGAAGTGCAGGTAGCTCAAATTGTACGGGTTATCACGGCGATCGCTCTCAGTATGGGCATCCTTGTGTTTTTGCTGACTTCCCTGCTGGTGGGAATGGAGGTCAAGGAGAGCTTTATTTTTGGTATCGGAATTATTGTGGCGCTGGTGCCAGAGGGCTTATTACCAACGGTCACGCTGTCACTGGCGATCGGGGTGCGACGAATGGTGCGTCATAATGCCCTGGTGCGTCGTCTGTCAGCCGTGGAAACTTTAAGTGCCACAACTGTCATTTGCACGGACAAAACGGGAACGCTGACCAAAAATGAAATGACGGTGCATTATCTCTGGTTACCATGGCAGCCTTCGGGAAATCACCATCCTCCTGTTAAGGAACAACCCGGGCCGCGAGCACCCCAGACTGGAAATCACGCTGTGCTTTCATCCATTCCGGCAACCCTGATTGAAGTCAGCGGGACGGGATATGACCCGGCAACGGGTGAAGTTCAGATTCCCCCAGATTTTACTGCCGCGTGGAAAGTCCATTTACTGCTGACTGGGGCGGCCCTGTGTTCCAATGCACGGCTGATTCATCTGACAACACCCAGCCGCTGGCAGGAAATCGGTGATCCAACGGAAGCGGCTCTCCTGGTAGCAGCGGCGAAAGCAGGACTGAATCTGGAAATCCTGCAAAAGCAACGTCCTCGATTGCGTGAAGTTCCTTTTGATTCTCGTCGCCGGATGATGACGGTGGTGCTGGATTGGCGGTCGGCATTGCCGCTCCAACGGGAAGCCTCTGCTTCTACGCTATGGAACGATGATTTGCCAAATCTGGCATTTACTAAAGGGGCACCATTAGAAGTTTTACGACATTGCACATCCATTTTGCGCAATGGAACCCTGACTGAACTGACCCAGGAGGCATGGGATGAAGTGGTTGCTGCCAATGATGGTCTGGCGCAGCAGGGTTTTCGAGTTCTGGGTGTAGCGGCTCGCCGTGGTGGAAACGAAATGTTGGATTTGCGATCGCAGGACTTAGAACAGGGGTTGACTTTCATTGGTCTGGTAGCCATGTTTGACCCACCCCGTCCAGAAGTAAAAGAAGCTCTGGCTCAGTGCCACTCAGCCGGGATCAAGGTGACAATGGTGACCGGAGATTATGGACTGACCGCAGAGGCGATCGCGCGCCAAATTGGATTGGTGAGCAACTCGGTACGGGTGGTTACTGGTGAAGGAATGGGGCACCTGTCGGATGCGCAACTCCGACAAATTGTGAAATATCGCTCTGGGCTTGTGTTTGCTCGCATGTCTCCTGAACACAAGCTAAGGCTGGTGCAGGCTTATAAAGATATCGGGGACATTGTTGCGGTAACGGGAGATGGAGTGAATGATGCACCAGCCCTCAGAGCTGCTCATATTGGTGTGGCGATGGGGATAAATGGCACAGATGTGGCACGGGAAGCGGCTGATATTGTTCTCACAGATGACAACTTTGCCACCATTGTGACTGCCATTCAGCAGGGGCGTGCAGTGTATCAGAACATCCGCAAATTTATGACGTACATCCTGGCATCGAACCTGCCGGAATTAGTCCCATTTCTGTTCATGGTGGCGTTAAAGATCCCGCCTGCGCTGGTAATTATGCAAATTCTTGTCATTGATCTGGGAACCGACATTGTACCGGCTCTGGCATTGGGGGCAGAGCCGGCAGAAGCCGGAACCATGCAGCAGCCACCTCGGAAAAAGTCCCAATCACTCCTTGACACTCCCCTGCTCTTACGGGCCTACGGTTTTTTAGGCCCCCTGGAAGCGGCCTTAGGGATGGCAGCGTTCTTTCTGGTCTGGTGGAGCTATGGTTATGGATTGGCAGAATTACAGGCCGTGACCCCCGCTATTCTGACCCATTCAGCAGAGGCAGCCACAGTTGCCATCTATACTCAAGCAACCACAATGACCCTGGCATCCGTTGTCGCCTGCCAGACTGGCAACGTCTTTGCCTGCCGCTCAGAGCATTCTTCAATTGTGCGATTGGGATTCTTTTCTAATCCTCAGATCTGGCTTGGAATTGCGATCGCCTGGATCCTGGTGTTCGTGATTACCAGTAGTCCATTTTTGAGAACCATTTTTTCAACGGCACCGCTGCTACCCTGTCAGTGGCTGGTGTTGCTGGTTTGTCCACCCATCATTCTGGGAGCAGAAGAACTACGCAAAGCAACTGCTCGAAGGGCTTGTCAGCCTTGA
- a CDS encoding response regulator → MKSQTVLTVDDNPTTLDVLSETLTNNSFQVAVAIDGESTLEQIQFHQPDLILLDIMMPGIDGFETCRHLKQNALIRHGQQSQRIFVGSSRLYH, encoded by the coding sequence ATGAAATCACAAACTGTCCTGACCGTAGATGACAATCCAACCACTCTGGATGTCCTTTCGGAAACCTTAACGAACAACAGTTTTCAGGTTGCGGTTGCGATCGATGGTGAGAGCACCCTGGAGCAAATTCAATTTCATCAACCAGATCTGATCCTGCTGGATATCATGATGCCAGGCATCGATGGTTTTGAAACATGCCGGCACTTAAAGCAGAACGCTTTGATCCGCCATGGACAGCAAAGTCAAAGGATTTTCGTTGGGAGCAGTAGACTATATCACTAA
- a CDS encoding CHAT domain-containing protein — MQGNYQTTRVSRRWLTRISCFGLALAIAGFSALPVRSQTLSEKVLAMERGLAQEFEAYFGESLAEVTQTPDEITQTLQRIGQKTGTRPAVLWVIPRGDHLHLVLLTPAGKPIVRDLYEVPTSKLRPVVDALHLEMHSSAGKAKMAAAQQLYEWIIQPFEADYLQAEGIDTLLFCLGNGVRSLPLAALHDGQQFLLEKYSMTRIPAFNLIQTDYVRLQPGQILAMGASEFRDHNPLPAVPTELSNILWELQSARPARYQWKGQSFLNQSFTFANLQQMVQTHTPTVVHLATHAVFRPGKPSNSYIQLWDTRLGLDNIRQIDWGSPLELLVLSACRTAIGDDQAELGFAGVALKSNVKSVLASLWNVSDEGTLALMSEFYRQLGTTPTKAEALRQAQLRMLRGEIRIEGKQLVLSRGPVSLPTELGNETVSNFSAPYYWAAFTLISSPW, encoded by the coding sequence ATGCAAGGTAATTATCAGACAACCAGGGTTTCCAGGAGATGGCTTACCAGAATTTCCTGTTTTGGGCTTGCCCTGGCGATCGCAGGATTCAGTGCCCTTCCCGTCAGGTCCCAGACCTTAAGTGAAAAAGTTCTGGCAATGGAACGCGGTCTGGCGCAAGAGTTTGAAGCGTATTTTGGAGAGAGCCTGGCAGAGGTGACTCAGACCCCAGATGAAATTACCCAAACTCTGCAACGGATTGGCCAAAAAACTGGAACCAGACCTGCGGTTCTCTGGGTTATTCCCCGTGGAGATCACTTGCATCTGGTGTTGCTTACTCCTGCGGGCAAGCCGATTGTGCGCGATCTGTACGAAGTCCCAACATCGAAGTTGCGTCCTGTTGTAGATGCCCTTCACCTGGAAATGCACAGTTCTGCTGGTAAGGCAAAAATGGCAGCCGCTCAACAACTGTATGAGTGGATTATTCAGCCATTTGAAGCAGACTATCTCCAGGCAGAGGGCATTGATACCCTGTTGTTCTGCCTGGGCAATGGGGTGCGGAGTTTGCCCCTGGCAGCTCTCCATGACGGTCAGCAATTCTTGCTAGAAAAATACAGCATGACTCGCATTCCCGCCTTCAATTTGATCCAGACCGATTATGTCCGTCTGCAACCAGGTCAAATTCTGGCAATGGGGGCATCCGAATTTCGGGACCATAATCCCCTGCCTGCGGTTCCAACTGAACTTTCAAACATCCTGTGGGAGTTACAATCTGCCCGACCTGCCCGGTATCAGTGGAAAGGGCAATCCTTCCTGAACCAGAGTTTTACCTTTGCGAATCTCCAGCAAATGGTGCAAACCCACACTCCCACCGTTGTGCACCTGGCGACCCATGCTGTGTTTAGACCCGGTAAACCCAGTAATTCCTATATCCAGTTGTGGGATACCAGACTTGGATTGGACAACATTCGCCAAATTGACTGGGGTTCTCCCCTGGAATTGCTGGTACTGAGTGCCTGTCGGACTGCGATTGGTGACGATCAGGCGGAACTGGGCTTTGCTGGAGTTGCCCTGAAGTCAAACGTTAAATCTGTGCTGGCAAGCCTCTGGAATGTCAGCGATGAAGGCACTCTGGCACTTATGAGTGAATTCTACCGGCAACTGGGAACAACCCCAACCAAAGCAGAAGCCCTCAGACAGGCTCAACTGCGCATGTTACGGGGAGAAATCCGGATCGAGGGTAAGCAACTGGTGCTCTCACGAGGTCCGGTGTCGTTACCAACCGAACTGGGCAATGAAACCGTGAGTAACTTTTCTGCTCCCTATTACTGGGCCGCATTCACACTGATCAGCAGTCCCTGGTGA